A window of the Pelorhabdus rhamnosifermentans genome harbors these coding sequences:
- a CDS encoding SLC13 family permease codes for MAQNLMAKQLQTSNDHITTKRLFWLVLGFAVMMGIAFSPIAAGLSTAGQRVLGVLAFAVIMWVTEAVSYPVSAVGIILFLLFFLGFSPIKGVEGPLLGTAKAIPIALSGFVNPGWVLVAAGLFIAGSILTTGLEKRIALNILRVVGTKTNSVFAGMILVMVVLDFLIPSITARAATMTPIAMGLIAAFGVDPKSVFARNLLVCIAISSSISGIGVLTAGAPNPVALSFISGVLKHPISWGEWLIYGMPFCIVLLIVLYFLITRLNKFEFSEIPGGNEAIAKALSDLGPMSTKEKKISVIFFITILLWATESIHKIDANTVSILAVFLMLFPSIGVTNWKEVASKVDWGTILLFGAGISLGEAMLKSGSAIWLAKTCLGGLGLGSLAPTIMMVIIACALLVIRFAFASITSSTAALVPTVLGFLVSLNNPNLPMWGMTLIATYTVYFAFILPVNSPQAMIPYATDTFEVKDMAKIGIPLTIISLGVLVLFIFTYWHWLGLV; via the coding sequence CATTACAACGAAACGGTTATTTTGGTTAGTTCTTGGTTTTGCAGTCATGATGGGAATTGCCTTTTCTCCAATTGCAGCAGGTTTATCAACAGCGGGACAACGTGTTTTAGGTGTGTTGGCTTTTGCTGTTATTATGTGGGTAACGGAAGCTGTTTCTTATCCAGTCAGCGCGGTAGGGATTATTTTATTTTTACTTTTTTTCTTGGGATTTTCTCCAATTAAGGGAGTTGAGGGGCCGCTATTAGGAACAGCCAAGGCAATTCCTATTGCTTTGAGCGGGTTCGTTAATCCAGGTTGGGTTTTGGTTGCCGCAGGGTTGTTTATTGCGGGTTCAATTTTGACAACGGGCTTGGAAAAACGGATTGCTCTGAATATTTTGCGAGTTGTGGGGACGAAAACGAATAGTGTATTTGCTGGTATGATTCTCGTTATGGTGGTACTAGATTTTCTTATTCCTTCGATTACAGCACGGGCTGCAACGATGACACCTATTGCCATGGGATTAATTGCTGCGTTTGGTGTTGATCCGAAAAGTGTATTTGCTCGTAATTTGTTAGTTTGTATTGCAATTTCATCTTCAATATCCGGGATTGGGGTTTTAACGGCAGGAGCACCGAATCCTGTGGCTCTTTCATTCATTTCCGGCGTGTTAAAACATCCCATTTCTTGGGGTGAGTGGCTGATATATGGCATGCCGTTTTGTATCGTCTTGCTGATTGTTTTATATTTTTTGATTACTCGATTAAATAAGTTTGAATTTAGCGAAATACCTGGAGGAAATGAGGCAATTGCTAAGGCGTTAAGCGATCTTGGGCCGATGAGTACTAAGGAGAAAAAGATATCTGTAATATTTTTTATTACGATTTTATTGTGGGCTACGGAGTCCATTCATAAAATAGACGCCAATACGGTATCCATCTTAGCGGTTTTCTTGATGTTATTCCCAAGTATTGGAGTGACAAATTGGAAAGAAGTCGCGAGTAAGGTGGATTGGGGTACTATTTTATTGTTTGGTGCGGGTATTTCATTAGGTGAGGCAATGCTAAAATCCGGTTCAGCTATTTGGTTGGCCAAAACTTGTTTGGGAGGGCTGGGATTAGGTTCGTTAGCTCCTACAATTATGATGGTTATTATTGCTTGTGCGCTATTGGTAATTCGGTTTGCTTTTGCCAGTATTACATCTTCAACAGCTGCTCTTGTTCCAACTGTCTTAGGTTTTTTAGTTAGCTTGAATAATCCCAATTTACCGATGTGGGGGATGACTTTAATCGCAACTTATACTGTCTATTTTGCGTTTATACTTCCAGTTAATTCACCGCAGGCAATGATTCCTTACGCTACAGATACTTTTGAAGTAAAAGATATGGCTAAGATAGGAATTCCTCTTACGATTATATCGTTAGGTGTCTTGGTTCTCTTTATCTTTACTTATTGGCACTGGCTGGGTCTGGTCTAG